A single genomic interval of Streptomyces graminofaciens harbors:
- a CDS encoding ferredoxin, whose product MTVQHEAGVQGEALEVWIDQDLCTGDGICAQYAPEVFELDIDGLAYVKSPEDELLQAPGATTPVPLTLLTDVVDSVKECPGECIHVRRVSDSVEVYGPGAE is encoded by the coding sequence ATGACCGTGCAGCACGAGGCCGGAGTCCAGGGCGAGGCGCTCGAGGTCTGGATCGACCAGGACCTGTGCACCGGCGACGGCATCTGCGCCCAGTACGCCCCCGAGGTGTTCGAGCTGGACATCGACGGGCTGGCCTACGTCAAGAGCCCCGAGGACGAGTTGTTGCAGGCCCCCGGGGCCACAACGCCCGTGCCACTGACGCTTCTCACCGATGTCGTGGACTCCGTGAAGGAGTGTCCCGGCGAGTGCATCCATGTACGTCGCGTTTCGGAC
- the arc gene encoding proteasome ATPase yields MAAHDDDMNRGIRPGRGSDDPAGQIAYLEQEIAVLRRKLADSPRHTRILEERIVELQTNLAGVSAQNERLANTLREARDQIVALKEEVDRLAQPPAGFGVFLAANEDGTADIFTGGRKLRVNVSPSVELEELRRGQEVMLNEALNVVEAMEYESVGDIVTLKEILEDGERALVQGHTDEERVVRLAEPLLDITIRPGDALLLEPRSGYVYEVVPKSEVEELVLEEVPDIGYEQIGGLGNQIEMIRDAVELPYLYPDLFKEHELRPPKGVLLYGPPGCGKTLIAKAVANSLAKKVAEVTGQAQGKSFFLNIKGPELLNKYVGETERQIRLVFQRAREKASEGTPVIVFFDEMESLFRTRGSGVSSDVENTIVPQLLAEIDGVEGLQNVVVIGASNREDMIDPAILRPGRLDVKIKIERPDAEAAKDIFQKYLTERLPLHADDVGEHGGSKSTTVQSMIQTAVEHMYAESDENRFLEVTYANGDKEVLYFKDFNSGAMIENIVGRAKKMAIKDFLEKNQKGLRVSHLLQACVDEFKENEDLPNTTNPDDWARISGKKGERIVYIRTLITGKQGADTGRSIDTVANTGQYL; encoded by the coding sequence GTGGCAGCCCACGACGACGACATGAACCGCGGCATCCGCCCGGGACGAGGGTCCGACGACCCGGCCGGGCAGATTGCCTACCTTGAGCAGGAGATCGCCGTCCTGCGACGCAAGCTCGCCGACTCTCCGCGACACACGAGGATTCTCGAAGAGCGGATCGTCGAGCTGCAGACCAATCTGGCCGGCGTGTCCGCGCAGAACGAACGGCTCGCGAACACGCTCCGTGAGGCCCGCGATCAGATCGTGGCCCTCAAGGAAGAGGTCGACCGCCTGGCACAGCCGCCGGCCGGCTTCGGTGTCTTCCTCGCGGCGAACGAGGACGGCACGGCCGACATCTTCACCGGCGGCCGTAAGCTGCGGGTGAACGTCAGCCCCAGCGTCGAGCTCGAGGAGCTCAGGCGCGGCCAGGAAGTGATGCTCAACGAAGCGCTCAACGTGGTCGAGGCCATGGAGTACGAGAGCGTCGGTGACATCGTCACCCTCAAGGAGATCCTCGAGGACGGCGAGCGCGCACTGGTGCAGGGGCACACCGACGAGGAGCGGGTGGTGCGGCTCGCCGAGCCGCTGCTGGACATCACCATCCGTCCCGGTGACGCCCTCCTGCTCGAACCCCGCTCCGGCTATGTCTACGAGGTCGTTCCGAAGAGCGAGGTCGAGGAACTCGTCCTCGAAGAGGTCCCGGACATCGGCTACGAACAGATCGGTGGCCTCGGCAACCAGATCGAGATGATCCGAGACGCGGTCGAGCTCCCCTACCTCTACCCCGACCTGTTCAAGGAGCACGAGCTGCGGCCGCCGAAGGGCGTCCTGCTCTACGGGCCTCCCGGATGCGGCAAGACGCTCATCGCCAAGGCCGTGGCGAACTCGCTGGCCAAGAAGGTCGCCGAGGTGACCGGCCAGGCCCAGGGCAAGAGCTTCTTCCTCAACATCAAGGGTCCCGAGCTTCTCAACAAGTACGTCGGTGAGACCGAGCGGCAGATCCGCCTCGTCTTCCAGCGTGCGAGGGAGAAGGCCAGCGAGGGCACGCCCGTCATCGTCTTCTTCGACGAGATGGAGTCCCTCTTCCGTACCCGTGGCTCCGGTGTCAGCTCGGACGTGGAGAACACCATCGTCCCGCAGCTGCTCGCCGAGATCGACGGTGTGGAGGGCCTGCAGAACGTGGTGGTGATCGGCGCCTCGAACCGCGAGGACATGATCGACCCCGCGATCCTGCGCCCCGGCCGGCTCGACGTGAAGATCAAGATCGAGCGCCCGGACGCCGAGGCGGCGAAGGACATCTTCCAGAAGTACCTCACCGAGCGTCTCCCGCTGCACGCGGACGACGTCGGCGAGCACGGCGGCTCCAAGAGCACCACGGTCCAGAGCATGATCCAGACGGCCGTGGAGCACATGTACGCGGAGTCCGACGAGAACCGCTTCCTGGAGGTCACCTACGCCAACGGCGACAAGGAAGTCCTCTACTTCAAGGACTTCAACTCCGGCGCCATGATCGAGAACATCGTCGGCCGCGCCAAGAAGATGGCGATCAAGGACTTCCTCGAGAAGAACCAGAAGGGCCTTCGCGTCTCCCACCTCCTCCAGGCCTGTGTGGACGAGTTCAAGGAGAACGAGGACCTGCCCAACACCACCAACCCGGACGACTGGGCCCGAATCTCCGGAAAGAAGGGCGAACGGATCGTTTACATCCGTACGCTGATCACCGGAAAGCAGGGTGCCGACACCGGTCGCTCCATCGACACGGTGGCGAACACCGGACAGTACCTGTAA
- the dop gene encoding depupylase/deamidase Dop encodes MTVRRVMGIETEYGISVPGHPNANAMLTSSQIVNAYAAAMHRARRARWDFEEENPLRDARGFDLAREAADSSQLTDEDIGLANVILTNGARLYVDHAHPEYSAPEVTNPRDAVLWDKAGERIMAEAAERAAQLPGAQPIHLYKNNTDNKGASYGTHENYLMKRETPFSDIVRHLTPFFVSRQVFAGAGRVGIGQDGHEHGFQLSQRADYFEVEVGLETTLKRPIINTRDEPHADAEKYRRLHVIIGDANLSEISTYLKLGTTALVLSMIEDGFIAVDLAVDQPVRTLHQVSHDPTLQRLVTLRSGRTLTAVQLQMEYYELSRKYVEERFGADADEQTKDVLTRWEDTLNRLENDPMSLAGELDWVAKRELMEGYRRRDGLDWDAARLHLVDLQYADVRAEKGLYNRLVARGRMKRLLDEAEVDRARTKPPEDTRAYFRGRCLEQYADDVAAASWDSVIFDLPGRDSLQRVPTLEPLRGTRNHVKELLDRCRTAEDLVRVLSGG; translated from the coding sequence ATGACCGTACGGCGAGTAATGGGCATCGAGACGGAGTACGGCATCTCCGTCCCCGGCCACCCCAATGCCAATGCCATGCTCACCTCGTCCCAGATCGTCAACGCCTACGCCGCGGCGATGCACCGGGCCCGCCGGGCCAGGTGGGACTTCGAGGAGGAGAACCCGCTGCGGGACGCGCGAGGCTTCGACCTCGCCCGCGAGGCCGCCGACTCCAGCCAGCTCACCGACGAGGACATCGGCCTCGCCAATGTCATCCTCACCAACGGCGCGCGTCTCTACGTCGACCACGCACATCCGGAGTACAGCGCCCCCGAGGTGACCAACCCCCGGGACGCCGTCCTGTGGGACAAGGCGGGCGAGCGCATCATGGCCGAGGCGGCGGAACGGGCCGCCCAGCTCCCAGGCGCCCAGCCGATCCACCTCTACAAGAACAACACCGACAACAAGGGCGCCTCCTACGGCACGCACGAGAACTACCTGATGAAGCGGGAGACCCCCTTCTCGGACATCGTGCGCCACCTGACACCGTTCTTCGTCTCCCGCCAGGTCTTCGCCGGAGCCGGCCGCGTCGGCATCGGCCAGGACGGCCACGAGCACGGCTTCCAGCTCAGCCAGCGGGCGGACTACTTCGAGGTCGAGGTGGGCCTCGAGACGACCCTCAAACGCCCGATCATCAACACCCGCGACGAGCCGCACGCGGACGCCGAGAAGTACCGCCGCCTGCACGTGATCATCGGCGACGCCAACCTCTCGGAGATCTCCACCTACCTCAAGCTGGGCACCACGGCCCTGGTCCTGTCCATGATCGAGGACGGCTTCATCGCCGTGGACCTGGCCGTCGACCAGCCCGTACGCACCCTCCACCAGGTCTCGCACGACCCCACGCTGCAGCGGCTCGTCACGCTCCGCAGCGGGCGCACGCTGACCGCCGTACAGCTTCAGATGGAGTACTACGAGCTGTCGCGCAAGTACGTGGAGGAGCGGTTCGGGGCCGATGCCGACGAGCAGACCAAGGATGTCCTGACCCGTTGGGAGGACACCCTGAACCGCCTGGAGAACGACCCGATGAGCCTGGCCGGCGAGCTGGACTGGGTCGCCAAGCGGGAGCTGATGGAGGGCTACCGCCGCCGTGACGGCCTCGACTGGGACGCGGCGCGGCTGCACCTGGTAGACCTCCAGTACGCCGACGTACGCGCCGAGAAGGGCCTCTACAACCGTCTGGTGGCCCGCGGCAGGATGAAGCGGCTCCTGGACGAGGCGGAGGTCGACCGCGCCCGTACGAAGCCGCCGGAGGACACCCGTGCGTACTTCCGCGGTCGCTGTCTGGAGCAGTACGCGGACGACGTGGCCGCCGCCTCCTGGGACTCGGTGATCTTCGATCTGCCGGGCCGGGACTCGCTCCAGCGCGTCCCAACCCTCGAACCCCTTCGCGGAACGCGAAATCACGTCAAGGAGCTCCTGGACCGCTGCCGCACGGCGGAAGACCTGGTCAGGGTGCTTTCCGGCGGCTGA
- a CDS encoding ubiquitin-like protein Pup has translation MATKDTGGGQQKATRSTEEVEEQAPEAQASEDLKERHEKLSDDVDSVLDEIDDVLEENAEDFVRSFVQKGGE, from the coding sequence ATGGCGACCAAGGACACCGGCGGTGGGCAGCAGAAGGCCACGCGTTCCACCGAGGAGGTCGAGGAGCAGGCGCCCGAGGCGCAGGCGAGCGAGGACCTCAAGGAGCGCCACGAGAAGCTGTCGGACGACGTGGACTCCGTACTGGACGAGATCGACGACGTCCTCGAGGAGAACGCCGAGGACTTCGTGCGTTCCTTCGTCCAAAAGGGCGGCGAGTAG
- the prcB gene encoding proteasome subunit beta, with amino-acid sequence MEPNPRSTGRLPAAFLTPGSSSFMDFLSEHQPELLPGKRQLPAVKGVIEAPHGTTIVAASFPGGVVLAGDRRATMGNMIAQRDIEKVFPADEYSAVGIAGTAGLAVEMVKLFQLELEHFEKVEGAQLSLEGKANRLSTMIRSNLGMAMQGLAVVPLFAGFDVDRDKGRIFSYDVTGGRSEEQGYAATGSGSIFARGAMKKLYRADLTEEEATTLVVQALYDAADDDSATGGPDVARRIYPIVTVITEDGFRRLTDEESSEIARSILERRLEQPDGPRAALL; translated from the coding sequence GTGGAACCCAACCCTCGCAGCACCGGGCGTCTGCCGGCTGCCTTCCTGACGCCGGGCTCGTCCTCGTTCATGGACTTCCTGTCCGAGCACCAGCCCGAGCTGCTCCCGGGCAAGCGACAGCTGCCGGCCGTCAAGGGCGTCATCGAGGCCCCGCACGGCACCACCATCGTCGCCGCCTCGTTCCCCGGCGGTGTGGTCCTCGCCGGTGACCGGCGGGCCACGATGGGCAACATGATCGCCCAGCGCGACATCGAGAAGGTCTTCCCGGCCGACGAGTACTCGGCGGTGGGCATCGCCGGCACGGCCGGACTGGCCGTCGAGATGGTCAAGCTCTTCCAGCTGGAGCTGGAGCACTTCGAGAAGGTGGAGGGCGCACAGCTCTCCCTGGAGGGCAAGGCCAACCGGCTCTCCACCATGATCCGTTCCAACCTCGGCATGGCCATGCAGGGCCTGGCCGTGGTCCCGCTCTTCGCCGGTTTCGACGTCGACCGCGACAAGGGCCGCATCTTCTCCTACGACGTGACGGGCGGCCGCTCCGAGGAGCAGGGTTACGCGGCCACGGGCTCCGGCTCGATCTTCGCGCGCGGCGCCATGAAGAAGCTCTACCGCGCCGACCTCACCGAAGAGGAAGCCACGACACTCGTCGTCCAGGCCCTGTACGACGCGGCCGACGACGACTCGGCGACAGGCGGCCCCGACGTCGCCCGCCGGATCTACCCGATCGTCACCGTGATCACCGAGGACGGCTTCCGCCGGCTCACCGACGAGGAGTCCTCCGAGATCGCCCGCTCGATCCTGGAGCGCCGACTGGAGCAGCCCGACGGCCCGCGCGCCGCGCTGCTCTAG
- the prcA gene encoding proteasome subunit alpha: protein MSTPFYVSPQQAMADRAEYARKGIARGRSLVVLQYADGIVFVGENPSRALHKFSEIYDRIGFAAAGKYNEYENLRIGGVRYADLRGYTYDRDDVTARGLANVYAQTLGTIFSSAAEKPYEVELVVAEVGETPEGDQIYRLPHDGSIVDEHGSVAVGGNAELISNFLDQRHQDGMSLAEALSLAVQALSRETNGTQREIPAERLEVAVLDRTRPQQRKFKRIVGRQLARLLEADGATTEAESAEEEE from the coding sequence GTGTCGACGCCGTTCTATGTCTCACCCCAGCAGGCCATGGCCGACCGGGCGGAATACGCCCGCAAGGGCATCGCCCGCGGCCGCAGCCTGGTCGTGCTGCAGTACGCCGACGGCATCGTCTTCGTCGGCGAGAACCCGTCCCGCGCGCTGCACAAGTTCAGCGAGATCTACGACCGGATCGGCTTCGCGGCCGCCGGCAAGTACAACGAGTACGAGAACCTCCGCATCGGCGGCGTGCGCTACGCCGACCTGCGGGGTTACACCTACGACCGCGACGACGTCACGGCCCGGGGCCTGGCCAACGTCTACGCGCAGACGCTGGGCACGATCTTCTCCTCGGCGGCCGAGAAGCCGTACGAGGTGGAGCTGGTCGTCGCCGAGGTGGGGGAGACCCCCGAGGGCGACCAGATCTACCGTCTGCCGCACGACGGCTCGATCGTCGACGAGCACGGCTCGGTGGCCGTCGGCGGCAACGCCGAGCTGATCAGCAACTTCCTCGACCAGCGCCACCAGGACGGCATGAGCCTGGCGGAGGCGCTGAGCCTCGCGGTCCAGGCCCTGTCCCGCGAGACCAACGGCACCCAGCGGGAGATCCCCGCCGAGCGCCTGGAAGTCGCGGTCCTGGACCGCACCCGCCCCCAGCAGCGCAAGTTCAAGCGCATCGTGGGCCGCCAGCTGGCCAGACTGCTGGAGGCCGATGGTGCCACCACGGAGGCCGAGAGCGCCGAAGAGGAGGAGTGA
- a CDS encoding LacI family DNA-binding transcriptional regulator: protein MARGSTRPTSRDVAQAAGVSQAAVSLVLGDKWRGRVSQATAERVREAARELGYRPNLAARNLRLGRTRTVLLVVPALTTEFFAGVYTGAARVAADHGFGLVLYPSPEGVGPARDPFASAQAALDGVIASSMAADALSAIRGDQLPLVMLDSDPSGSLGAATVNLDIADGVRQICDHLLGLGHRHFLHLAADVPSWTFAVRARELATRVGAVQGTSVRTVSAPISIDGALTATAAALGSSGPRPTAVICDDDKLAAGAYKALRRLGLRVPDDMSVTGLDDLALATALDPELTTVRLDAELFGERGMAALLAVLEGRAPEEGDIPVELVVRGSTAPPGP from the coding sequence GTGGCACGAGGTAGTACGCGGCCCACGAGCCGTGACGTCGCCCAGGCCGCCGGGGTGTCGCAGGCGGCGGTCTCCCTGGTCCTGGGCGACAAGTGGCGCGGCCGGGTCTCCCAGGCCACGGCGGAGCGGGTACGGGAGGCCGCGCGGGAGCTGGGGTACCGGCCGAACCTGGCCGCGCGGAACCTGCGCCTCGGCCGGACGCGGACGGTGCTGCTGGTCGTCCCCGCCCTCACGACCGAGTTCTTCGCCGGCGTCTACACCGGCGCGGCCAGGGTCGCCGCCGACCACGGTTTCGGCCTCGTCCTCTACCCCTCACCGGAGGGCGTCGGTCCCGCCCGCGACCCCTTCGCCTCGGCCCAGGCCGCCCTCGACGGCGTCATCGCCTCCTCCATGGCCGCCGACGCCCTCAGCGCCATCCGCGGCGACCAGTTGCCGCTGGTGATGCTGGACAGCGACCCGTCGGGAAGCCTGGGCGCGGCCACCGTCAACCTGGACATCGCCGACGGCGTACGCCAGATCTGCGACCATCTGCTCGGCCTCGGCCACCGCCACTTCCTGCACCTCGCGGCCGACGTGCCCTCCTGGACGTTCGCGGTACGCGCGCGCGAGCTGGCGACGCGGGTCGGGGCGGTGCAGGGCACGTCCGTACGGACAGTGTCGGCACCCATCTCCATCGACGGCGCCCTGACGGCCACGGCGGCCGCCCTCGGCTCCTCCGGCCCCCGCCCCACGGCGGTGATCTGCGACGACGACAAGCTGGCGGCCGGCGCCTACAAGGCCCTCCGCCGCCTCGGCCTGCGCGTACCCGACGACATGTCCGTCACCGGCCTCGACGACCTCGCCCTCGCCACCGCCCTCGATCCCGAACTGACGACCGTGCGGCTGGACGCGGAGCTGTTCGGCGAGCGGGGCATGGCGGCCCTGCTGGCCGTTCTGGAGGGGCGTGCCCCGGAGGAGGGGGATATTCCGGTGGAGCTGGTGGTTCGGGGCTCCACGGCGCCTCCAGGGCCTTGA
- a CDS encoding MFS transporter, translating to MAAGYLEILRARHAARLLAGTLVGRLPNATAAIAIVLFVRAEGGTYSLAGALAAVYGAANAVGQPLLGRLVDVHGQPRVQLPAAVVSALGMTVFAFSGLDPLPLAYLAMAVAGLFTPPLEGGLRALWSSVLRKEEQVHTAYAMDAVAQEIMFTVGPLLVTLCVALWSATAALVVLSVIGVLGALWVVLSPPSRAWRSAPREAHWLGALRSPGMLALLGAFLFVGIALGSITVAAVSYADDKGGDAVYGWLMAGVGLGALLGGTVYGARQWQGAPERRLQVLVALLAVSYVPLTLMPGPVGMTGLTTLAGVFLAPAIACAFVLVDRHAPRGTVTEAFSWIVTTFTVGQSAGTAVAGPVVEWGGTLWGFAVPGAAGAVSLLVLLATGRVLAVPSGGALVAASSENDPNRAVEPRFSSVDRA from the coding sequence ATGGCCGCTGGTTACCTGGAGATCCTCAGGGCGCGGCACGCCGCGCGGCTGCTCGCCGGCACGCTGGTGGGCCGGTTGCCGAACGCCACCGCCGCGATCGCGATCGTGCTCTTCGTCCGCGCGGAGGGCGGCACCTACAGCCTCGCGGGCGCGCTGGCGGCCGTGTACGGGGCCGCCAACGCGGTCGGACAGCCGCTGCTGGGGCGGCTCGTGGACGTCCACGGACAGCCGCGCGTCCAGCTCCCCGCAGCCGTCGTCTCCGCCCTCGGCATGACCGTCTTCGCCTTCTCGGGCCTGGACCCGCTGCCCCTGGCGTATCTCGCCATGGCCGTCGCCGGCCTCTTCACGCCTCCCCTGGAGGGCGGTCTGCGGGCCCTGTGGTCCTCCGTGCTCCGCAAGGAGGAGCAGGTCCACACGGCGTACGCGATGGACGCCGTGGCCCAGGAGATCATGTTCACCGTCGGGCCGCTGTTGGTGACCCTGTGTGTCGCGCTGTGGTCCGCGACGGCCGCGCTCGTCGTGCTGAGCGTCATCGGGGTGCTCGGCGCCCTCTGGGTGGTCCTCTCGCCGCCCTCGCGTGCCTGGCGCTCCGCCCCGCGCGAGGCGCACTGGCTCGGCGCGCTGCGCTCGCCCGGGATGCTCGCGCTCCTCGGCGCCTTCCTGTTCGTCGGCATCGCGCTCGGCTCCATCACCGTCGCCGCCGTCTCCTACGCGGACGACAAGGGCGGCGACGCCGTCTACGGCTGGTTGATGGCGGGCGTCGGGCTCGGCGCGCTCCTCGGCGGCACGGTGTACGGGGCGCGGCAGTGGCAGGGGGCGCCGGAGCGCCGACTTCAGGTGCTGGTGGCGCTGCTGGCGGTCTCTTACGTGCCGCTGACGCTGATGCCCGGTCCCGTCGGCATGACGGGGCTCACGACGCTCGCCGGTGTGTTCCTGGCGCCCGCCATAGCCTGCGCCTTCGTCCTCGTCGACCGGCACGCGCCGCGCGGTACGGTCACCGAGGCGTTCTCCTGGATCGTGACCACGTTCACCGTCGGCCAGTCGGCGGGAACGGCTGTCGCCGGCCCCGTCGTCGAGTGGGGCGGAACCCTCTGGGGCTTCGCCGTGCCGGGTGCCGCAGGAGCCGTGTCCCTGCTGGTTCTCCTGGCCACGGGACGGGTTCTCGCAGTTCCTTCCGGGGGTGCGCTGGTCGCGGCCTCATCGGAAAATGATCCAAACCGTGCTGTCGAACCCCGTTTCAGCTCGGTGGATCGGGCGTAA
- the pafA gene encoding Pup--protein ligase, producing the protein MDRRIFGLENEYGVTCTFRGQRRLSPDEVARYLFRRVVSWGRSSNVFLRNGARLYLDVGSHPEYATPECDNVTELVTHDKAGERILEGLLVDAERRLHEEGIAGDVYLFKNNTDSAGNSYGCHENYLVARHGEFSRLADILIPFLVTRQLLCGAGKVLQTPRGAVYCVSQRAEHIWEGVSSATTRSRPIINTRDEPHADAERYRRLHVIVGDSNMSETTMLLKVGATDLVLRMIEAGTVMRDLTLENPIRAIREVSHDITGRRKVRLASGREASALEVQREYYEKAVDFVERRGIRTGTVEQVLELWGRTLDAIEAEDLDRIGTEIDWVMKYKLIERYRAKHNMTMSHPRVAQIDLAYHDIHRRRGLYYLLERKGQATRICNDLKIFEGKSVPPQTTRARLRGDFIRRAQEQRRDFTVDWVHLKLNDQAQRTVLCKDPFRSVDDRVEKLIAGM; encoded by the coding sequence ATGGACCGCCGCATTTTCGGGCTGGAGAACGAGTACGGCGTCACGTGCACGTTCAGGGGACAGCGCCGCCTGTCTCCTGACGAGGTGGCGCGGTACCTCTTCCGCCGTGTCGTGTCATGGGGCCGCAGCAGCAATGTCTTTCTGCGGAACGGGGCCCGCCTCTATCTCGACGTGGGCTCACATCCGGAATACGCGACACCCGAATGTGACAACGTGACCGAACTGGTCACCCACGACAAGGCCGGCGAGCGCATTCTCGAAGGACTGCTGGTCGACGCCGAACGCCGCCTGCACGAGGAGGGAATCGCGGGCGACGTCTACCTCTTCAAGAACAACACCGACTCCGCGGGAAACTCCTACGGCTGCCACGAGAACTATCTCGTGGCCCGGCACGGGGAGTTCTCCCGGCTCGCGGACATCCTCATTCCGTTCCTCGTCACACGGCAGCTGCTGTGCGGCGCGGGCAAGGTGCTCCAGACCCCGCGCGGCGCCGTCTACTGCGTCAGCCAGCGCGCGGAGCACATCTGGGAGGGCGTCAGCTCCGCGACCACCCGCTCCCGACCCATCATCAACACCCGGGACGAACCGCACGCGGACGCCGAGCGCTATCGCCGCCTCCACGTCATCGTGGGCGACTCGAACATGTCCGAGACGACCATGCTCCTCAAGGTCGGCGCCACCGACCTGGTGCTGCGCATGATCGAGGCGGGCACGGTCATGCGCGACCTCACCCTGGAGAACCCGATCAGGGCGATCCGCGAGGTCAGCCACGACATCACCGGCCGCCGCAAGGTGCGGTTGGCCAGCGGCCGCGAGGCCTCCGCGCTGGAGGTGCAGCGCGAGTACTACGAGAAGGCCGTGGACTTCGTCGAGCGCCGCGGCATCCGTACGGGAACCGTCGAGCAGGTCCTGGAGCTGTGGGGCCGCACGCTCGACGCGATCGAGGCCGAGGACCTCGACCGGATCGGCACCGAAATCGACTGGGTCATGAAGTACAAGCTCATCGAGCGGTACCGGGCCAAGCACAACATGACGATGTCGCACCCGAGGGTCGCGCAGATAGACCTCGCGTATCACGACATTCACCGCCGTCGCGGGTTGTACTACCTCCTGGAGAGGAAAGGCCAAGCCACCCGAATCTGCAATGATTTGAAGATCTTCGAGGGCAAGTCCGTTCCGCCGCAGACCACTCGGGCCCGGCTGCGCGGCGACTTCATCCGGCGCGCCCAGGAACAGCGCCGTGATTTCACGGTCGACTGGGTGCATCTCAAGCTCAACGACCAGGCCCAGCGCACCGTCCTGTGCAAGGACCCGTTCCGTTCCGTCGACGACCGCGTGGAGAAGCTGATCGCCGGGATGTGA
- a CDS encoding FKBP-type peptidyl-prolyl cis-trans isomerase, whose translation MRRIAGLLVVPLLLLSTAACGSDDDKGSDSATTKNGVPAITKGAEFGEKPTLAKGEGDPPKKLKIKVISEGDGAKLKKGDAAQVDYLGQEYDESKPFDNSFDRGQPFDVTLGAGGVIQGWEQGLQGQKIGSRIELVIPPDLGYGEQGQGDIKANATLVFVMDIVKGTTIPSTAKGTEVAQDNVALPKVGTNTDGKAPKVTVPKDTDPPKKLVSNYVLESDGAVVKKTDSVAVNYVAYLWDGGKQVDSTYDAGAPATLALDQLTLKGLKDGLVGKKVGSRVLLVVPPDQAFGDQEQQGIPKNSTLVFAVDILAVV comes from the coding sequence GTGCGCCGAATTGCCGGCCTGCTCGTCGTGCCGCTGCTGCTGCTTTCCACCGCGGCCTGCGGCAGTGACGACGACAAGGGCTCCGACTCCGCCACCACGAAGAACGGAGTGCCCGCGATCACCAAGGGCGCCGAGTTCGGGGAGAAGCCGACCCTTGCCAAGGGGGAGGGCGACCCGCCCAAGAAGCTGAAGATCAAGGTCATCAGCGAGGGCGACGGCGCGAAGCTCAAGAAGGGCGACGCCGCCCAGGTGGACTACCTCGGCCAGGAGTACGACGAGTCGAAGCCGTTCGACAACAGCTTCGACCGCGGCCAGCCGTTCGATGTGACGCTGGGCGCGGGCGGTGTCATCCAGGGCTGGGAGCAGGGCCTGCAGGGTCAGAAGATCGGCAGCAGGATCGAACTGGTCATCCCGCCGGACCTGGGCTACGGCGAACAGGGGCAGGGCGACATCAAGGCCAACGCCACGCTGGTCTTCGTCATGGACATCGTCAAGGGCACGACGATCCCCTCCACGGCGAAGGGCACCGAGGTCGCGCAGGACAACGTCGCCCTGCCGAAGGTCGGCACGAACACCGACGGCAAGGCGCCCAAGGTGACCGTCCCCAAGGACACCGACCCGCCGAAGAAGCTGGTCTCCAACTACGTCCTGGAGAGCGACGGCGCCGTCGTGAAGAAGACGGACAGCGTGGCCGTGAACTACGTGGCCTACCTCTGGGACGGCGGCAAGCAGGTCGACAGCACCTACGACGCCGGCGCCCCGGCGACGCTCGCCCTCGACCAGCTCACGCTCAAGGGCCTCAAGGACGGCCTCGTCGGCAAGAAGGTCGGCAGCCGGGTGCTGCTCGTCGTGCCGCCCGACCAGGCCTTCGGCGACCAGGAGCAGCAGGGTATTCCGAAGAACTCCACGCTGGTGTTCGCCGTCGACATCCTGGCCGTGGTGTAA
- a CDS encoding FKBP-type peptidyl-prolyl cis-trans isomerase, which yields MSIDKPEIDFPGGEPPKDLEIKDIWEGDGAVAEAGQNVTVHYVGVAFSTGEEFDASWNRGTPFRFPLGGGRVIKGWDQGVQGMKVGGRRQLTIPAHLAYGNQSPTPAIKPGETLIFVVDLLGV from the coding sequence GTGAGCATCGACAAGCCCGAGATCGACTTCCCGGGCGGCGAGCCCCCCAAGGACCTCGAGATCAAGGACATCTGGGAGGGCGACGGCGCGGTGGCCGAGGCCGGCCAGAACGTCACCGTGCACTACGTGGGTGTCGCCTTCAGCACCGGCGAGGAGTTCGACGCCAGCTGGAACCGCGGTACGCCGTTCCGCTTCCCGCTCGGCGGCGGTCGTGTCATCAAGGGCTGGGACCAGGGCGTGCAGGGCATGAAGGTCGGCGGCCGCCGCCAGCTGACCATCCCGGCCCACCTCGCCTACGGCAACCAGAGCCCGACCCCGGCGATCAAGCCCGGCGAGACGCTGATCTTCGTGGTGGACCTGCTCGGGGTCTGA